In the genome of Raphanus sativus cultivar WK10039 chromosome 9, ASM80110v3, whole genome shotgun sequence, the window TTCATGCAATCATTGTAGGGTCAGTTTCCATCAACATAACTACCAAATAAAGTAAATCAAACCACCTAACTGACAGGCTGTGTTTTAAGCATTATCTCACGTGCACATTTCTTAGAAAACCATTAGGTGGTGATATAGAAACAATGGAGAGgctatatagtatatataaaactCTAGTGGGGAGCATATAAAAGTAAGCTAACCTCAGCAGCGCTAATTTTATCAGGACGTGAAACATAGTCTTCCAAGTCAACCTCATCGCTGAGGTTCATTTTGGCGGTGCATACCTACACAAGGAGAAAAAAAAGTCGGTAAAACATAAACTGTAACAGACCTAAATGTGTTGTCTTAAAAGAATGTGATCAAACTTTGTTATAAGAAACGTTTTAGCTTCAAATCTCTTTCAGTAGTTGATTCAACGTTCAAGTACTTTTAGTTTTTTAGCTAACCTGGAAAACAAGCCTCTTTTGACGTCTATCAGGAAGGGGGAACTCAATCTTACGATCAAGTCTCCCAGGACGTAAGAGGGCAGGATCAAGCGTGTCTGCCCTGTTGGTTGCCATTATGACCTTGACATTCACGGTCTGGTCAAATCCATCCATCTACATCGAATTCAACAAGACAATTTAGAACACAACTTAACCTGAAACTAACGCATTTATGAGAAGACCACAAGAgaacattgttttttttcttcaatcaAAGTCCATTAGTCTACAGCATAAGATCTGATTTACACCCAAAGAGAACATCCGAATATACAAATTAACTGTTTCCTGTTCTCACCTGATTAAGTAGTTCCATGAGAATACGCTGAACTTCCCTATCAGCTCCAGTTTGAGCATCGAACCTAGCAGTAGCGATGGCATCTACCTCATCAATAAAGATGATAGCTGGAGCATTCTCCTTAGCAAGACGGAAGACATCACGAACCATACGAGGTCCCTGCAAATCAAAGAGCAAGTCAAGCACCAAGTACAATCACCCAATATCAATGAACAAAAGCTATGATTATTTTCAATACCTCGCCGAGATACTTCTGCACAAACTCGGAGCCAACAACCCTGATAAAAGCAGCGGTTGTGTGATTAGCAACAGCCTTAGCTAACATAGTCTTCCCAGTACCAGGAGGTCCATAGAGCAAGACACCTCGTGGTGGGTCAATACCAATCTGTTTGTAAAGCTCGTGGTGGGTAAGTGGCAACTCAACAGCCTCGCGAATCTCCTGTTTCTGAATATCACATCCTCCAATATcctacaacaacaacatcaaaaaaaaaagccaatcCCTTTTCAAAAACCCTAATCAACAAAAAAGCCAATACCTTTTCAAACACCCAAACCCTAATCTACAAAAAGGAGGAGACTTTACATTGTAGGAGACGTCAGGCTTCTCAGATTGACTAAGAAGAGAGATGCTAGAATCTGCCTCAGGCGGCAAGACATCGACGAGGGCGTTTGAGTGACGGTGAAGGGCGACGGAAGCAGAGGGCTTTAGGTCTTCTCTGTTGATGGTGCTGAGGATCCGAACGTAGTAATTGGAGCCAGTGGTGGATCCGACGATGCCGTTGTTCTGATCCACCATCTCCATGAACTGGCCGATCACTAAGGGCACGGATTGGATTCTCTTGACCTCTTCTTGGGCGCGTAAGAGCTCTCGTTTGAGATTCTTTTGCTCGTCTTTCACGTATTCCTCTTGGATGTCGGTGAACTCTAGCTGCCGTTCGAGGGATTTGAGACGGGAGTAGGGATCTTCTTCGTCGGTTGTGGATTGATGATCCATTAGTGGCGGAGATGATTTGGGGTCGAGAACCATCGCTGCGGCCATTGTCGTCTCGTCGGAGAGATATGTGGAGTTTTTGGAGTAGAGAGGAAGAAAAGTGACGATTTTGATACTCGATTTAGAGGGGCCCTCTTATGTCTCTAACTAAGGCCCAACAACtgtctaaactattaaaactaaaccctgagtttttttctaaataattacagCTTGTACcactacatttaaaataaataattgattcAAATTACAATTTTGCCGGAGAATTTACTTACAAAAAAACTTAACATTTGTGAAAGCACCATAGCATAGTGGTtaaggtttaaaggcttctacatcCAGGTCTGTGGTTCGAACCCTAGACTATGCAATTTCTTGCATATTTCAGGaaatccaggtttcaagtcccggagAGAGCGGTTTATTAATGCAGACAACAAAAGAAAGGCGTGcaagagatcttcaacatgATGCAAGTAAATCGGGCCAGGAGTGAATCTTCATAGGATGGCTCAGGTGACGCAGTTAGGTGTAGATTTTATAAGGCAGATAgtttgtcggttgtcgaatcgtctttGTAATCTTTCTCATAATTGCAAtgtcataataaatcagcgttaaaaaaaaaaaatttaacatttacgttttattatacattatagttttatatcttatacattaattatttgaattaaaatttatcaaGACTTGAAATTGGTCGAATGTTAGTGAATCTGACCACTTTAATATACTAAATCAATTATGGTTACAATCTTCTCAAATTCTGGTGGAAATAGTCTCAACTATTTGCTGAAATGTTATTAAACCATAATATTACACTAAAAAGATTGAATTAAATagaattataactttttgaCTTTAAACCGATTAGTTCGGTTTACACCTAGATTACAACATTgtcttttaaatatttgttatatacaATATCAACAACCAGTTAGAAATTAATAGTATAGTCTTAATCATTCAGACTAAATCATGTAGTTATTGAGTAtttattataactaaattttcaaaagttttcCACAAAGATATGTACagattattatatacattttgCTATAATAAAACGTGATTTACTCCTAAATTAAATACTTAGTTATGTTCCCTAAAATCAAgtgtaattaattataaatctAACCTCCCATAATATAATTTCCAATAGTTTATGAGTTTAAATACAAATCGATTATATGGCAATTAATCAAACGTGATTCTATTGAAATCAAACATTCCAATTTCCAACATTAATATTACCTTAATTCTAAActgtttatttatgtttttaagtaTTGTATGTTCCtcatttattttcaatataaaataatatgacagacatataaaattaaaaaagaaaaaaatatttaccataatatatttgttttagaaaaataaatgtattagtATGCACAAGGATATTAAATggttaaatttataaacaaatacaatataaaaatggtCAATATAGTAAAAATGATCAAATGTATTTAGATATCATTTTGGTTAATTTAGCAGCTAACCACAATATTAACAACCagttcatttaaaaatatatttaatctatCTGTAAATCATAACTAAATCACAATATCATCTTTTATAAGTAAAAAACATCTGTGCAGATCTAGTTCATCTTAAAACAACTGttgtttatatacttttaaagttcatatattatataaatatggaATAAAGGAGAAATTAAATTAGACTATAGcgtttttttcttaaactcagTTTTCGACAGTTGACATAGTCTTCCATTCgatgaaaatttagttttttcttaaactcAGTTTTCGACAATTGACATGGAAGTTGAAAACAGAAACAACGATCataataatcatttaaaaagtaCATTAAAAATTGCTATAACATTTCATTTTCACCTATAAATATATGCACATGTATTCAGGATATCTCTACACACTTCAGATACAAGAAACCCACAGTAAAATTGAAGCTTTCTTTTTTCGTCATTCTTGTAGAGTTTGGAGCCGGGATCTCTGTTTCACAGTGCTGCTAACTTTCTCTTTCTTGAGTACAAGAGTAAGTTGTTTGGTTTCGTTGTTTTCCTTTCTCGGTTAATTAACTAGTCATCATCTTCTTACTTGTTACGATATCTAATCCGATACGTTATATgcttatatatacatgtatatatataagttatataaatattatattgtatataattttatagtatttttatttactaaatttactaagttatttattagaattttaaaattaataaattttatttgtaataaaatattattattattttatcttaccTTGggatttttgatttattttatcatttttaatttatttttaaggatcgaatcggatatccggtaaaaatctaaatttttctGGATATCCGGAATACAGAATATTTGGGTGGCTATGATTGAATCGGATCGAATAATTGATTATTCTGACAAAATAGATCAGATCAAGATATCTCCAAAAACTCAGATATCTGATTCATTTCCATCCTTACATCTATATGTACAAACGCAAAAGTGTAGCTGTAACAATAACTAATGTACGGCAGaatgacaattatatttaaaaaaaaaatttcaacatCAGTTTAATGTGAAGATTAGAATATCTAGTTACTTCCTCAACACGTGGCacctaaaaaaaaagataacacgTGAAGATGTGAAAGAACATGCAGAAAAATTCacctgatattttttttctgttcttgACAATAGATGAGAGAGCTtaatcacacacacacatatatatatatatatatatatatatatatatatatatatatatataatatatatatatatatataattatagttctttttggtttatgattttttttaaaaaaattagagagtTTAATCACATATATAGATGTGAATAGTTATAGTTCCTTTTggtttatcatttttaaatagtaaaattaattattcataaaatttgaaataatatttctacaaatatttttgattagaATTTGAAGTAAGAGAAAGTATTATTAAACACTctcttatgattttttttttatgtttaagattttagaaaaggacaactatgatcaaataattactatcaaattttttacaatatattttctttataaacttagaaaacgaaattagtattaaataaattatttgataaatataattttgtttaaaattttaaaaataaaaaattagggAAAATTACCATTAAATAATTCTAAACATACAATTAAAAAactatatcaaataatattttacaattatcttttgttttggattttataaaaggaaaattagtattaaataagttattatacaaatattttattctttaggattttttaaaaggaaattttctagaaaattacaattaaatagtttttaaaattaaaatttactaaatattttgaaaattatttgttCAAAATTcgtcttttattttattagtatatatttttaatcatgagatattctaatacatgtcacaatattaaaaaaaattactatcaaataatattttgcgattacattttgtttaagatttaaaaaaatgaaaattcctatatatttaatttataacaaaaatcgtttttattatcttactatatttatttttaattatgagatagttttacacatatcacaattttaaatatataattgtcatgtgtcacaatcatgaaCCAAGCTTATTATagtattttacaaattatttttcaaatatttttttttgtttaggattttacaggaaaatttataaaataatattattaaataatttttagaatttctttttttactatgaaataaatttcaaaattactATATTCAAAattcattctttttttattttagtatatatattttatatcattataatttttaacctatttcacaatattaaaaggaaaattactatcaaataatcttatacaattatcttttgtttagaattttaaaatggaaattaCTATTAGGTAATAGTAATACTTACATTaagttttaacaaaatttgtttttgttattatcttagtatatatatttttaatgatgaGATAGATTAATACATGTTgcaatcttaaaaaaaattattaacacatatcacgatcatgttaattactaactttgaagaaacaagatttatataataagatactaggtgtttttcccgcacatgcgggcataaattccttataaatacttattagtttatgtcttattaaactaaaatcagcataataaattattatttatgttttttaaatagttaaatcaaacatcaatatttatatatgtcaaatatttttttatcaaaatatatacttattaatgtgttaagtttttttaaaacactcatatcttagagatagtttagaaaatatttttagatagtttagaaaatatttttatattttgttggttgattaatatttaattataaattgttttgtatcttaattttttttttacaaaaaaaaataaaaaatatttttttcaaataggcacacaatatatatatatgtaaatttaagaattatcttttttttattacaatatatttgtaatcaattatttaatatagcatatatcatataaactttatatcattaaagtaaaattcgtttttatttatgtataaattcattaagggtattatttaaattaataaattagtgaatagttagaaactaataataaatcaataacctatctaaaagtataaaacctgataaaaatatgacaaataaaaaaaactaatataatatataaatttaatattaataaaataaaattcgtttttatttatatacaagaTTCATCAAGgctactttttaaaaattaataaattagtgactcagctaaaaaaataaaatagataaatgatataatttagcttaaacttaataaaaacatgacaaataagaaaaaattaactaaaatcatggagaacatgacaaataagcaaaatcacttcataaataatagtatagattataatttttaacctatttcacaatattaaaaggaaaattgctatcaaataatCCTTTgtaattatcttttgtttagaattttaaaatgaaaaatttactATTAGGTAATAGTAATACTTACAATtaagttttaacaaaaaaaactttgttattatcttattatatatatttctaataatgaaataaattaacacatgtcacaaatctttaaagtttttattaacaTATGTCACGATCATGTAAATtactaactttgaagaaccaagtttTATACAATAAGATTTTACTGAGTTTGAGAACTCATAAGTTGAAGAACATTATGAACCTAGATATGGATGCTCACCGACTCTAGAAGACGAAGACCATGTCTAGTGGGCTCCTATAATGATAAAGATTGGCCCACTTAAACTcttaaaacccaaaccgaaatctcACGGAAATAAACAGTACATGTGTCGTTGTTTCCTTGCCCGATTTTCTGACGTGGTAGAAAGAGAAGATAGTTAAAGTGTTTTTTAtagtaatataaataaaaattgtatattatgtttctttaaagtaatcaatttaaatatattatatttaaaataaaaaattgttttttaaatggtttataaaattTCTGACGGAATATGTTCGTCGGAAATTTCTGACggaatatttttgaaaatatatccGTAAGAATTTGGTCAGAAATTTGTCATACTGTCTAACTAAATTCCGACAAAATGAAAACGACTATTTTTTTCGTCGGAAATTGATCACAAATGGCTTATTCCGACAAAAGTTCGACAAAATCCTCGATAAGATTtcacatgttttcttgtagtgtattgTGAACTGAGAATTTCAAATCAACAACACACACatgcaaacaaacaaagaagGATCAGTTGCAGATTTATCTACTAGCTTAGGCTCTTCTTGAGCATACAGTTGCAGGTAAATCTACtaactcaggttcttcttgagcTATCAATGGATCCATTTTGCTAGATCACTATGTGAAAGAAAGGATCAGAATGGTGATTTTCTTAGTGTTGTATTGTTGTTGATGGTGAAGCAAATGGCAATAAGAAACCTTATtcatcatattattttttcaccCATAAGATTCACTCAAATCTAAACAATCAATAATTCAATAACATCAATAGACATTTATATATAGTCTCTATGAAAAACCAAAGTAACTTGTTACACTTATTAAGGATTTGGTTGATGTTCATATTGCGTAACAAACAAGTCTCTAACATCCTCTGTTTTGGTAGATAAGCAGAAGAAACTCAGCATGTTTAAGCCGTAGCTATAGCTGTAAACTGGGCGTGTCCACGTCCATTAGCCCGTATCCATTTGTCCATTTATTGTTTGTGGACAAAGAGTGACCATGTCCATTAGAACCATATCCATTAAGAACCATATCCACTAAAATCCATATTTTTATGGGCTGTCATAGAGTCCATAATAGAccatataagaaaactttagattttaatttataagcttataattatatatacaagttcgtaaaattaaaatcaatccATAAATACAACAATATATTAGTTCACAAATACAACAATTTTGGTTTTCgcaagaaaacttgattttgcggttttaacggaaaaattcgattttatgattttggcggaaaaatctGATTTTCCGGTTATAGCGGGAAATcccgattttgcggttttggcaggaaaactcAATTTTGCAGTTTTGATGGGAAaatcgattttgcggttttggccggaaaacccgattttatggttttggcaggaaaccctgattttacggttttggcgggaaaacccgatttttcggttttgacgggaaaccccgattttatggttttggcgggaaaacccgattttgggggaaaacccgattttacggttttggcgattttacggttttagcggaaaactcgatttttcgattttggcgagaaaactcaATTTCCCGGTTTTGGGGGAAAAAccaattttacggttttggcgattttacggttttagcggaaaactcaatttcccgattttggcgggaaaactcgatttcccggttttagcggaaaaatccgatttctctgttttggcgagaaaactcgatttctcggtttcgacgggaaaacccgattttacggttttagcggaaaactcgatttcccgattttggcaggaaaactcgatttttccggttttggcgggaaaactcaatttttcggttatggtgggaaaactcaatttctcaATTTTCGCGGAAAACCCCGATTTTACAGTTTTtgcgattttacgattttgacagaaaaaattcaatttcccggttttggtgagaaaacacgatttctcggttttggtagaaaaactcaattttttttttgaaaccctagattttttttgtccattGGACAACCCATGTCcatgaaacccaaaacccgtAAAGACCATTTTTTAAATGGTCATCCATATTTTATCCATTAATAACCCATGGAAAAAATGGGTGTGTCCATATTAAGTCCATTTAAATATGGACGTGGACGACCAATGGACGACCCGCCCATTTGACACCTATAGCCGTAGCAGCGCTGCACATGAGTGGACTGCTACAGGCTATGCCACAGGACTGCCCACCCTTTGACAGGTACTGCTGATGATACTCCTCAGCTCTGTAGAATTTCTTAGCAGGTAAAATCTCAGTCATGATCTTACTCTCCATTTGTTGCTGGTGAAGTTCCATTGACTCCGCCGCTAGTTTCTCCTGCTCAGGTGTGTAGAAGTATATCCCTGATCTGTATTGGGTTCCCACATCTTTTTCCTGATCACAGTTCAAGAAATTAGCCACGATAAACTACATGTATTATGTATATGTTAATATCCCTTCACACGTCAAATGTTACACGATTTGGTATTGCAAAAGAATTGAATAACTaacagaataaaataaaaagataagtATTGATTGTTTGTGTTATGTATTCAGTTTGaagttttcaaaaaagttgTAGTAGCTTTTTTTTCTgactaaaaaaaaagttgtagtATTTTCACATCTTTATTATGAAACCTTAGAATGACAAAtcaacaacagaaaaaaaaaagtctttattCGTATAACGTACCTGGCGATTCAAGGTGGTGGGGTCATGCCTAGACCAGAAGACGTCAAGCAAAGACTCAAAGTTGCACTCTTTGGGTCATACCGAACCCTGACAACCTCTGCATGGTTCGTTGTGTTCGTGCAGACATCATCGTATGAAGGATTGTGGAGGGTCCCTTGGGTGTATCCCACCTCCGTATGAGTCACACCGGAGACTCTCTGAAACGCCAGCTCCACGCCCCAGAAGCATCCAGCGGCGAACTGCGCAAACTCATTTCCCACCGCCGGAGCGTCATTGTCGTTTCCCTGAGTGATAGCAGAAAGATTCATGGCGAAGTTTTCTAGAGAGAATATAttagagtttattttttttactttttttagaaaagagtTTATGTATTTGCATCTAGATAAACTCCATACATGACCTATATATACCACCTGTATAGTTAACCACATAGTGTATATACTGTGTAAATCCGGCCAGATACACGATCTATAAATAACACATGTATAGTTATCATTAAAGACAATATTAGAGTGTATATACAATGTACTTCCGTCCAGATACACTccatatatctatatatatataaagaagaccCCTACTCTCTCCTAAAGGCCTCCACATCAGATCCAGCGTGGAAATAGGATCTCTACCGTACCGCCACGTCAGCAGCGCAGCGTTTCATTTAACTGCGAGATTTGTCGAGTTGGGCTTCAACTGGGCTTTATCGTGCGCTGATCTTCTTCGACGCTAGGCCCAGCGACACCATCTTCTACAGAAACCCTAAACAACGCTCTCTTCGTGTTCTTCGTCTGAGTCGATCGGCGCAGCGACCGTGTAGATTCCGTAACTGTTTGTTTGTCTTAAATCGTCTTTAATCCCCATTCTGTAACTATCTGTTTGTCTTAAATCGTCTGCTAGATCGTGTA includes:
- the LOC108823292 gene encoding 26S proteasome regulatory subunit 6B homolog, with translation MAAAMVLDPKSSPPLMDHQSTTDEEDPYSRLKSLERQLEFTDIQEEYVKDEQKNLKRELLRAQEEVKRIQSVPLVIGQFMEMVDQNNGIVGSTTGSNYYVRILSTINREDLKPSASVALHRHSNALVDVLPPEADSSISLLSQSEKPDVSYNDIGGCDIQKQEIREAVELPLTHHELYKQIGIDPPRGVLLYGPPGTGKTMLAKAVANHTTAAFIRVVGSEFVQKYLGEGPRMVRDVFRLAKENAPAIIFIDEVDAIATARFDAQTGADREVQRILMELLNQMDGFDQTVNVKVIMATNRADTLDPALLRPGRLDRKIEFPLPDRRQKRLVFQVCTAKMNLSDEVDLEDYVSRPDKISAAEIAAICQEAGMHAVRKNRYVILPKDFEKGYRSNVKKPDTDFEFYK